The window GTGGGTGGAGAGGATGTCCTGGGTGCGCATGGCGGAAGTGATGGGATGTGTGGGACGTGTGCCGGAGTGGCGAGCGTTTCACGACGTTCTGTCCCTGGCGGTTCAGCGCGAGAACCTCCAAACCCTCACCGGTGCGCTGTACCCGTCGACAGGCGCCTCTTCGCCACGTGATTCAGGAGTTCCCCCGTACGTCGTCGGGCCACGTGAGGATGTCCTCTTCAGATCGTGCTCGGTCGCCTCGGCGTCGAGCGGTGGGAGACTCGCCTGCCGTATCCGGGGCCGCTACAGGTCGGGCACCTCGTCCAGCACCCACCGGAAGTCGCACACCGGAGCGCCGATGGCGAGGGTGCCGGTGCGTTCGAGCCGCCCGCCCCACTGTTCGGCCAGGGGGAAGTCGAGCCGGCAGAAGGTGCCGTAGCAGAGGTCGCCCTCGCCGTGCCGTACGAAGTACTCGGCCACCGGGCACTGCAAGCAGTCGAACGCGACGACAGCCTGCCCCGCACCAGCGGGGTGCTCTCCCGCCTCTACGTCGCGCCACTGGTAGGCGGGTGGGCCGAAGGGGAAGCCGCGGAAGAGCCGCGTGGCGACCTCCATCTTCTTACGGGGGTCGTCCGTGAACGCGCTCGCGACGAGGAACGGCCCCTCCCCCATCCGGGTGTAGACGAGCCAGCCGATCTCGTAGAGCAGCTCCCGCGCCTCCTCCGGGCGGTGCCCCGCCGCCACGAGGGCCTGGTTCATCGCCCGCACGGCCCCGGCCAGGTGGAGGATGAACGTGGGGCCGATCTGGTCCAGCACGGGGGTGTCCGACTCGATCTCGCCATAGCGCCGCCACCCCGCGTCGAGGAGCGCCTCGACTTCAGCGATGGGGTGATGACGCCGGAGCACCGTCCGCGCGCTCGGGTCCACGACGACGCGGAGGAGTCCGGCCCCCCGCTCGGCCTCGCGGAGGCGAGCGAGCAGCCCGTCGAGCATCTCGCCCCACAGCGGGCCAGACCCGGCATCCTCGATGTTCTCGCGGAACGGGTCGCGGGCCTCGGGGGGCAGGATCTCGCCCGTCAGCAGGAGCTCCGGGAGGAGCTGCCCGGCGTGGTGCCGGAGCCGCCGCGCGTCGGTGGCGCGCCGGGCGAAGGCCCGCGCGATGACGGGCCGCGTCACGCGGTCGAAGTGGAGGTCCGGGGCGAGGGTGAACGTGAGCGCCTCGGCCGTCGTGATGGCCTTGGCGTGGAGGAGGAGGCTGCTCGGGAAGACGAACCCGTGGCGGTAGCCGCTCGCGATCATCTCCAGGTAGACCTGCGTGATCGTCGTCTCGGCGAGGACGGAGCGGTAGAACCGCTCGGCGAGCCGCTCGAAGTCGGAGAAGAACGCGGCCTCGTCGGCACCGGGGAGCGGGCGCGTCTGCCACGTGAAGTGGTAGAACGCCCTCCGCGTCTGGCGCTGGACGACAGCCAGCCAGTAGAGCACGAAGTGGTCGCGCTCGCCCTCGCTCAGTGCCCCGACCATCCCGAAGTCGAGGAGCGTGATCGTGCCGTCCTCACCGAAGAAGACGTTGCCGGGGTGGAGGTCGGCGTGGAAGAGGCCGTCGGTGACGAACATCTGCATCTGCACGGCGATGAGCTGCTCGACGAGCCGCTCCCGCGCCAACGGGGTGAGGCGCTCGGTGGCATCCTTCAGCCGGAGCCCCTCGGCCCGCTCCATCGTCAGGACGCCGGGGGCGGTGTAGTCCCAGAACACCTCCGGGGTCATGAGCCCCTCCCACCCTGCGAAGTTGCGCCGGAAGCGGTCCATCGTGCGGCCCTCCTCGGCGAAGTCGAGCTCGCGGAGCGTGTAGCGCCGGAACTCGGAAAAGAACTCCACGAGGTTCGCCCGCTGCGCGCGGCGTGGCGAGAGCCGGGCGAGCCACCCGACGAGACGGCCGAGCATCTCCATGTCGGCGCGCATCCGCTCGCGGATACCGGGGCGCTGCAACTTGACGGCGACGCGCTCGCCGCCCGGAAGGACGGCGAAGTGAACCTGCGCCAGCGAGGCCGACGCCACCGGCTCGGGATCAAACGAGCGGAACGCCGTTTCCACGCTACGGCCGAGCTCGCGCTCGACGACGGCGTGGACCTCGACGAAGGGGAACGGTGGCACCCGCTCCTGAAGCACTTCGAGTGCGGCGACGTACTCCGCCGGGAGCACGTCGGGCCGCGTGCTGAGGATCTGGCCGAGCTTGACAAACGTCGGTCCCAGGTCGAGCAGCGCGGCCACGAACCGCTCGGGCACGTCGAGCCGTGCGGCCCGCTCCCCCGGGCTCAGCCGGACGAAGCGGCGGTAGGCGCGGAACTGCCCGAGGGCCGTCCGCACGATGGGAAATAGGCGACGACGGGTCATGGGGGAGTCCCTGCAAGGAGATCAGGTTCCAGGCTCGTCCTGCACGTCATCTTCCCACGTCAGGATGTCGGTCTCGGAGCGGGGGCGCTCGGCGCACGACAGGTCCGTCGCCGGGGGCGACTCGGGCCGTTTCTCGATGAGGTTGTGGCCGAGCGCCTGCCAGCGGGGCGCGAGGTAGGCGTTCCACTCCGCGTAGTGTGCCCACTTCTCTGGCAGCTCGTCTTCGGGGTAGATCGCCTCGACGGGACACACCGGGACGCAGGCGTTGCAGTCGATGCACTCGTCGGGGTGGATGACGATGAAGTTCGGCCCGACGTAGAAGCAGTCGACGG is drawn from Rubrivirga sp. SAORIC476 and contains these coding sequences:
- a CDS encoding AarF/UbiB family protein, whose protein sequence is MTRRRLFPIVRTALGQFRAYRRFVRLSPGERAARLDVPERFVAALLDLGPTFVKLGQILSTRPDVLPAEYVAALEVLQERVPPFPFVEVHAVVERELGRSVETAFRSFDPEPVASASLAQVHFAVLPGGERVAVKLQRPGIRERMRADMEMLGRLVGWLARLSPRRAQRANLVEFFSEFRRYTLRELDFAEEGRTMDRFRRNFAGWEGLMTPEVFWDYTAPGVLTMERAEGLRLKDATERLTPLARERLVEQLIAVQMQMFVTDGLFHADLHPGNVFFGEDGTITLLDFGMVGALSEGERDHFVLYWLAVVQRQTRRAFYHFTWQTRPLPGADEAAFFSDFERLAERFYRSVLAETTITQVYLEMIASGYRHGFVFPSSLLLHAKAITTAEALTFTLAPDLHFDRVTRPVIARAFARRATDARRLRHHAGQLLPELLLTGEILPPEARDPFRENIEDAGSGPLWGEMLDGLLARLREAERGAGLLRVVVDPSARTVLRRHHPIAEVEALLDAGWRRYGEIESDTPVLDQIGPTFILHLAGAVRAMNQALVAAGHRPEEARELLYEIGWLVYTRMGEGPFLVASAFTDDPRKKMEVATRLFRGFPFGPPAYQWRDVEAGEHPAGAGQAVVAFDCLQCPVAEYFVRHGEGDLCYGTFCRLDFPLAEQWGGRLERTGTLAIGAPVCDFRWVLDEVPDL
- a CDS encoding ferredoxin family protein translates to MAYIVAEPCVGCTFTDCVEVCPVDCFYVGPNFIVIHPDECIDCNACVPVCPVEAIYPEDELPEKWAHYAEWNAYLAPRWQALGHNLIEKRPESPPATDLSCAERPRSETDILTWEDDVQDEPGT